One region of Streptomyces leeuwenhoekii genomic DNA includes:
- a CDS encoding DEAD/DEAH box helicase, which produces MTLPVALSGSDVIGQAKTGTGKTLGFGLPLLERVTVPADVEAGRARPEALTDAPQALVVVPTRELCVQVTNDLLTAGKARNVRVTAIYGGRAYEPQVEALKKGVDVVVGTPGRLLDLAGQKKLDLKHVKCLVLDEADEMLDLGFLPDVEKIIGMLPAKRQTMLFSATMPGAVIGLARRYMSRPTHIRATAPDDEGMTVANIKQFVYRAHSMDKPEMIARILQAEGRGLAMIFCRTKRTAADIAEQLQRRGFAAGAVHGDLGQGAREQALRAFRNGKVDVLVCTDVAARGIDVEGVTHVINYQSPEDEKTYLHRVGRTGRAGAKGTAITFVDWDDIPRWQLINKALQLDFNDPVETYSSSPHLYSDLGIPEGTKGVLPRSSRTRAGLDAEELEDLGEPGGRAGRGRGGRGDRDDRRDSRPDDRERSDRTPRRRRRTRGGAALDTASPATAAPDAVTAGGTEGTAEDADKPGRTLRRRRRTRGGAATRQPVTGATAEASVTTAPPRETAPEDTATAPEAAPVASAETAEAPAQPRRRRTRKTAQSPDAAAVTATEESPAAGILASEAPAAPAPLTEAATAPEAPAAKPRRRTRKAAATADAAVETAEATTETAEAKPRRTRKAAAKAETPETPEGAETVEAKPRRTRKTAAKTETTGDATAEATDTTEPKPRRTRKTAAKAETPEGAEAAEAKPRRTRKAAAKAETTDTAEATDTTEAKPRRTRKATAKTETTGDATAEATDTTEPKPRRTRKTAAKAETPEGAEAAEAKPRRTRKAAAKAETTDTAEATDTTEAKPRRTRKATAKTETTGDATAEAAEAKPRRRARKAAAEAEAVTAGIPAQATQEPEAAPRRRTRKAVTADAGESSGEAAEAKPKARRTRKATAAAAQPAESTEG; this is translated from the coding sequence ATGACGCTCCCCGTGGCCCTGTCGGGCTCGGACGTCATCGGCCAGGCCAAGACCGGTACCGGCAAGACGCTGGGCTTCGGTCTTCCGCTCCTGGAGCGCGTGACCGTCCCCGCCGACGTGGAGGCGGGCCGCGCCCGCCCCGAGGCCCTCACCGACGCCCCGCAGGCCCTCGTCGTGGTCCCGACGCGCGAGCTGTGCGTCCAGGTGACCAACGACCTGCTGACCGCGGGCAAGGCGCGCAATGTGCGCGTCACCGCGATCTACGGCGGCCGGGCGTACGAGCCGCAGGTCGAGGCCCTGAAGAAGGGCGTCGACGTGGTCGTCGGCACCCCGGGCCGCCTGCTGGACCTGGCCGGCCAGAAGAAGCTGGACCTGAAGCACGTCAAGTGCCTGGTCCTCGACGAGGCCGACGAGATGCTCGACCTGGGCTTCCTGCCCGACGTCGAGAAGATCATCGGCATGCTCCCGGCCAAGCGCCAGACCATGCTGTTCTCGGCGACCATGCCGGGCGCGGTCATCGGACTGGCCCGCCGCTACATGTCCCGGCCCACGCACATCCGCGCCACCGCGCCGGACGACGAGGGCATGACGGTCGCCAACATCAAGCAGTTCGTCTACCGCGCGCACTCCATGGACAAGCCGGAGATGATCGCCCGCATCCTGCAGGCCGAGGGCCGCGGACTGGCGATGATCTTCTGCCGGACCAAGCGGACGGCGGCCGACATCGCCGAGCAGCTCCAGCGGCGCGGGTTCGCCGCCGGCGCGGTCCACGGCGACCTCGGGCAGGGCGCCCGCGAGCAGGCGCTGCGCGCCTTCCGCAACGGCAAGGTGGACGTGCTCGTCTGCACCGACGTCGCCGCCCGCGGCATCGACGTCGAGGGCGTGACCCACGTCATCAACTACCAGTCGCCGGAGGACGAGAAGACGTACCTGCACCGCGTCGGCCGCACCGGCCGCGCGGGCGCCAAGGGTACGGCGATCACGTTCGTCGACTGGGACGACATCCCGCGCTGGCAGCTGATCAACAAGGCGCTGCAGCTCGACTTCAACGACCCGGTCGAGACGTACTCCAGCTCCCCGCACCTCTACTCCGACCTCGGCATCCCCGAGGGCACCAAGGGCGTCCTGCCGCGCTCGTCGCGCACGCGTGCCGGGCTGGACGCGGAGGAGCTGGAGGACCTCGGCGAGCCCGGTGGCCGGGCCGGCCGCGGGCGTGGCGGCCGGGGTGACCGGGACGACCGGCGTGACTCCCGCCCCGACGACCGCGAGCGTTCGGACCGTACGCCGCGCCGCCGTCGCCGCACGCGCGGCGGGGCAGCGCTGGACACCGCTTCCCCCGCCACCGCGGCGCCGGACGCCGTGACCGCCGGGGGCACGGAGGGTACGGCGGAGGACGCCGACAAGCCGGGCCGTACGCTGCGCCGCCGGCGCCGTACCCGCGGTGGGGCGGCGACGCGGCAGCCGGTGACCGGCGCGACCGCCGAGGCGTCCGTGACGACCGCGCCCCCGCGCGAGACGGCCCCGGAGGACACCGCCACGGCACCGGAGGCCGCCCCCGTGGCGAGCGCCGAGACCGCCGAGGCCCCGGCGCAGCCGCGCCGCCGGCGCACGCGCAAGACCGCGCAGTCGCCGGACGCCGCCGCTGTGACGGCCACCGAGGAGTCGCCGGCCGCCGGGATCCTGGCGTCCGAGGCCCCCGCCGCTCCGGCACCGCTCACGGAGGCGGCGACCGCCCCGGAGGCGCCCGCCGCCAAGCCGCGCCGCCGCACCCGCAAGGCGGCCGCGACCGCCGACGCCGCGGTGGAGACGGCCGAGGCCACCACGGAGACCGCCGAGGCCAAGCCCCGGCGGACCCGCAAGGCCGCCGCCAAGGCCGAGACCCCGGAGACCCCGGAAGGCGCGGAAACCGTGGAGGCCAAGCCCCGCCGCACCCGGAAGACCGCCGCCAAGACGGAGACCACCGGCGATGCCACGGCCGAAGCGACGGACACGACCGAGCCCAAGCCGCGCCGCACCCGGAAGACCGCCGCCAAGGCGGAGACTCCGGAAGGCGCGGAAGCCGCGGAGGCCAAGCCCCGGCGGACCCGCAAGGCCGCCGCCAAGGCCGAGACGACGGACACCGCCGAAGCCACGGACACCACCGAGGCCAAGCCCCGCCGCACCCGCAAGGCCACCGCCAAGACGGAGACCACCGGCGACGCCACGGCCGAAGCGACGGACACCACCGAGCCCAAGCCGCGCCGCACCCGGAAGACCGCCGCCAAGGCGGAGACTCCGGAAGGCGCGGAAGCCGCGGAGGCCAAGCCCCGGCGGACCCGCAAGGCCGCCGCCAAGGCCGAGACGACGGACACCGCCGAAGCCACGGACACCACCGAGGCCAAGCCCCGCCGCACCCGCAAGGCCACCGCCAAGACGGAGACCACCGGCGACGCCACGGCCGAGGCGGCGGAGGCCAAGCCGCGCCGTCGCGCCCGGAAGGCCGCCGCCGAGGCGGAGGCCGTCACCGCCGGCATCCCGGCCCAGGCCACGCAGGAGCCGGAGGCCGCGCCGC